In one Culex quinquefasciatus strain JHB chromosome 2, VPISU_Cqui_1.0_pri_paternal, whole genome shotgun sequence genomic region, the following are encoded:
- the LOC6032436 gene encoding uncharacterized protein LOC6032436 produces MAGRSSVSIVRALQERECGKGRGKVFRQLALELAEISLIERLKSEDLCKSLDDLSNETESVFNIEQSHNGHYAATVQTNKSVNIFEVTSMRKKAEYHTNERSVWTLSFHPTNCNIIAFGTLGGKVLVYVDGQETAVLSGSEPIGCLCFHPVGNYLVFASGNEFTFWDWQNDSTQIVDMFSDCKCRFLQITTDSVLVTAISQTLQFASAGIAKNLGAVEPQGMMVSFLRTVNFMLDALEHGCTIGNSFNCELKKQFFFWNHLINGILSKTDQLRYFPSIKADAKCTKSYLDDTLRILDRRVDIILECVERMALNRIAPPANENICDNTIDKYCFEPMVYFERVCYNFVEQRCGYMKYQFDISLVRSIMRKLYRLFLEFGHTVTAEEWPNPEFYLDSSRAAQKNQFILQAWNVETFCGVTEFPNFKEDWRNVLTVCSINNDSNVSISQCERFISTVRIKTVKEMEVRSLSRDNFGECLFVFKFVANFVSLSFSPSGKYIVIGLRCKQRMKFAYVLDKDTKWKVGVDFRTVSDIVESNQHEAESCGPNERVGLKLCLPKESSNYKEINCIKWAALPGYGFFVGLKSKFIQICR; encoded by the exons ATGGCCGGCCGTAGTAGTGTTAGCATTGTGCGGGCCCTGCAGGAGCGCGAGTGTGGAAAGGGTCGCGGCAAGGTCTTCCGGCAGCTCGCCCTGGAACTGGCGGAAATCAGCCTGATTGAACGGCTCAAATCGGAGGATCTTTGCAAG tCCTTGGATGATCTCTCAAATGAAACGGAATCAGTGTTCAACATTGAACAAAGCCACAATGG CCATTATGCGGCCACCGTTCAGACCAACAAAAGCGTCAACATCTTTGAAGTTACTTCTATGAGGAAAAAGG CGGAATACCACACCAACGAGCGCTCGGTCTGGACACTGTCCTTCCATCCCACAAACTGCAACATCATTGCGTTCGGAACGTTGGGCGGCAAGGTGCTGGTTTACGTCGATGGGCAGGAGACCGCCGTGTTGAGCGGATCGGAACCCATCGGTTGTTTATGCTTCCATCCGGTGGGGAACTATTTGGTGTTTGCTAGTGGGAACGAGTTCACCTTTTGGGACTGGCAGAACGATTCCACGCAGATCGTGGACATGTTCAGCGACTGCAAGTGTCGCTTTCTGCAGATTACGACCGATTCGGTGCTTGTGACGGCGATTTCGCAGACGCTCCAGTTTGCGTCGGCTGGGATCGCGAAGAATTTGGGAGCCGTTGAGCCGCAAGGAATGATGGTGTCGTTTCTGAGGACGGTCAATTTTATGCTCGATGCGTTGGAGCACGGTTGCACGATCGGGAACAGCTTCAACTGTGAGCTGAAGAAGCAGTTTTTCTTCTGGAATCATCTGATCAATGGGATCTTGAGTAAAACGGACCAGTTGAGGTACTTTCCGTCTATCAAAGCCGATGCCAAGTGTACG AAATCGTACCTCGACGACACGCTCCGGATTTTGGATCGCCGCGTCGACATCATCCTCGAATGTGTGGAACGGATGGCGCTCAACCGGATAGCGCCGCCGGCCAACGAAAACATCTGTGATAACACCATTGACAAGTATTGCTTCGAGCCGATGGTTTACTTCGAGCGCGTttgctacaactttgtcgagcAAAGATGCGGCTACATGAA GTATCAATTCGACATTTCGCTCGTGCGAAGTATTATGCGCAAGCTGTACCGACTGTTTCTCGAGTTTGGTCACACGGTCACGGCCGAGGAGTGGCCCAATCCGGAATTCTATCTGGACTCGTCGCGAGCGGCTCAGAAAAACCAATTCATCCTGCAGGCCTGGAACGTTGAGACGTTCTGTGGCGTTACGGAGTTTCCTAACTTTAAAGAAG ACTGGAGAAACGTGCTAACTGTTTGCTCAATCAACAACGACTCAAATGTCTCGATCTCACAATGCGAACGGTTTATTTCCACCGTTCGGATAAAGACCGTCAAGGAAATGG AGGTTCGCAGCTTGTCGCGTGACAACTTCGGCGAGTGCCTGTTTGTGTTCAAATTTGTCGCCAACTTTGTCTCGCTGTCGTTTTCCCCCTCCGGGAAATACATCGTGATTGGGCTTCGATGCAAGCAGCGCATGAAGTTTGCCTATGTGCTGGACAAGGACACCAAGTGGAAGGTTGGCGTCGATTTCCGGACCGTGTCCGACATCGTCGAGAGCAACCAGCACGAGGCGGAAAGTTGCGGACCGAATG AGCGAGTTGGGCTGAAACTGTGTCTACCGAAGGAGTCGTCCAACTACAAGGAGATCAATTGCATCAAGTGGGCTGCCCTGCCGGGGTACGGATTCTTCGTCGGACTGAAGTCGAAGTTTATACAAATCTGCAGATAA
- the LOC6032437 gene encoding protein SDA1 homolog: MVRHNNQLPDNLPQLQNLIKRDPESYKEEFLQQYQHFLSVLEIFRLEPDKENKSLCESIMFLAQIAQCYIEELKTFPQTIVDLLKTHSTTLDPEMRNTFCRALILLRNKNLISPLDLLELFFQLLRCPDKALRTFLENHIITDIKNMNAKQKDMKLNSTLQNFMYTMLKDANPKAAKMSIDIMIELYKKRIWNDAKTVNVIATVGCFSKITKVMVASLKFFLGTDEDDSKEDEEDSDKEADLKGVMMANKVNKKTKKRKKQLEAAKKLYHQAQKKKTKAVSFNFSAVHLIHNPQGMAENLFKQLQAGNERFEVKLMHLDVISRLVGIHELFLFSFYPYITRFVQPHQRQVTRILQFAAQASHELVPPDLIEPVIKTLVNNFVTERNSSDVMAIGLNAVREICVRCPLAMNEDLLRDLTLYKNYKEKSVMMAAKALILLYREQIPTLLAKKDRGRPTEASVEIKPKKYGEVQAMDHIPGTEALLNAAPDLDVSDEEDDSDSEGGWVDVDSDEEPLEEKKKGITMVKNGDQEDSDGDEEQSEEEGSDDGEWETDSEADGEEVEDDEEEEEQEPPVKRQKIVKKATTKKASEESTAAATTLTSKEALQELALTKIFTDADFARIEQEQVKKKMTHNNRKRQLEKERSEFVKLDDIEMIYKKRKTDKEARIESMKRGREGREKFGYKDNRHDPFCSKTNREKRKTKNYNMMRHKARGKVKKSFRDKQLALRHHLMKQKKMK; encoded by the coding sequence ATGGTGCGGCACAACAACCAGCTGCCGGACAATCTGCCCCAGCTGCAGAACCTGATAAAGCGAGATCCGGAGTCGTACAAGGAGGAGTTTCTGCAGCAGTATCAGCACTTTTTGAGCGTGCTGGAAATCTTCCGGCTGGAGCCGGACAAGGAGAACAAGAGCCTGTGCGAGTCGATTATGTTTCTGGCGCAGATTGCTCAGTGCTACATCGAAGAGTTGAAGACGTTCCCGCAGACGATTGTGGATTTACTGAAGACGCACTCGACCACGCTGGATCCGGAGATGCGGAACACTTTCTGCCGGGCGTTGATCTTGCTACGTAACAAGAATCTGATCTCGCCGCTGGACTTGCTGGAGTTGTTCTTCCAGCTGCTTCGTTGTCCGGATAAGGCGCTGAGAACTTTTCTGGAGAATCACATCATTACGGATATCAAGAACATGAACGCCAAGCAAAAGGACATGAAACTGAACTCGACGCTGCAGAATTTTATGTACACGATGCTGAAGGACGCGAACCCGAAGGCGGCCAAAATGTCCATCGACATCATGATCGAGCTGTACAAGAAGCGAATTTGGAACGATGCCAAAACGGTCAATGTGATTGCCACCGTGGGATGCTTCTCCAAGATCACTAAGGTCATGGTGGCGTCGCTTAAATTCTTCCTGGGAACCGACGAGGACGACAGCAAGGAAGACGAAGAGGATAGCGACAAGGAGGCGGACCTGAAGGGTGTCATGATGGCCAACAAGGTCAACAAGAAAACCAAGAAGCGAAAGAAGCAGCTTGAGGCGGCCAAAAAACTGTATCACCAGGCTCAGAAAAAGAAGACCAAAGCGGTTTCGTTCAACTTCTCCGCTGTCCACCTGATTCACAACCCGCAGGGCATGGCCGAGAACCTGTTCAAGCAGCTCCAGGCCGGCAACGAGCGGTTCGAGGTTAAACTGATGCATCTGGACGTGATTTCGCGCCTCGTCGGCATCCACGAGCTGTTCCTGTTCAGCTTCTACCCGTACATTACGCGCTTCGTCCAGCCCCACCAGCGGCAGGTCACGAGAATCTTGCAGTTCGCGGCCCAAGCATCCCACGAGCTAGTTCCGCCCGACCTCATCGAGCCGGTCATCAAAACTTTGGTCAACAATTTCGTGACGGAACGCAACTCCAGTGACGTCATGGCCATCGGTTTGAACGCCGTACGGGAGATTTGCGTGCGCTGTCCGCTGGCCATGAACGAGGACCTGCTGCGGGATCTTACGCTGTACAAAAACTACAAGGAGAAATCCGTCATGATGGCGGCCAAGGCGCTGATCCTGCTGTACCGTGAGCAGATTCCGACGCTGCTGGCGAAGAAGGACCGCGGTCGGCCAACCGAAGCCAGCGTCGAAATCAAGCCCAAAAAGTACGGAGAAGTGCAAGCGATGGACCACATCCCGGGCACGGAAGCACTTCTCAACGCGGCGCCCGATTTGGACGTTTCGGACGAGGAGGATGATTCCGACTCGGAGGGCGGCTGGGTCGACGTGGACAGCGACGAGGAACCGCTGGAGGAAAAGAAAAAGGGCATCACCATGGTCAAGAACGGTGACCAGGAAGATTCCGACGGAGACGAAGAACAATCGGAAGAAGAGGGCAGCGACGACGGAGAGTGGGAAACCGATTCCGAAGCGGACGGCGAAGAAGTCGAAGAcgacgaggaggaggaagagcAGGAACCACCCGTGAAGCGGCAAAAGATCGTCAAGAAAGCAACAACAAAGAAAGCGAGCGAAGAATCGACCGCGGCAGCGACAACGCTGACCTCGAAGGAAGCCCTGCAGGAGCTCGCCCTCACGAAGATCTTCACCGATGCCGACTTTGCCCGGATCGAGCAGGAACAGGTCAAGAAGAAGATGACGCACAACAACCGGAAGCGCCAGCTGGAGAAGGAACGGAGCGAGTTCGTCAAGCTGGACGATATCGAGATGATCTACAAGAAGCGCAAGACGGACAAGGAGGCGCGCATCGAAAGCATGAAGCGGGGCCGCGAAGGTCGGGAAAAGTTTGGCTACAAGGACAACCGGCACGATCCGTTCTGCTCCAAGACGAACCGGGAGAAGCGAAAGACCAAGAACTACAACATGATGCGCCACAAGGCGCGTGGCAAGGTCAAGAAGTCGTTCCGGGATAAACAGCTCGCGCTGCGGCACCATTTGATgaagcagaaaaaaatgaagtga